In Desulfatiglans anilini DSM 4660, a single genomic region encodes these proteins:
- a CDS encoding glycine cleavage system protein R, translated as MEKAIISVLGTDRPGIMAAISRTLSDNGCNIEDVSQTILQTEFAGVVIVSLPEAAALDGIEAALDRALRPMGLSTFARPLDKSVPPAPPAASQPFIVTTMGADRIGLIAGISEVMAAFGANIVNLKAIFRGGEDPRRNTMIYEVDVPVYTDPAAFRKALHARAEELGLALSLQHRNIFDALHRI; from the coding sequence ATGGAAAAGGCGATCATCTCGGTGCTCGGCACCGACAGGCCCGGCATCATGGCGGCCATATCGAGGACCCTCTCCGACAACGGCTGCAACATCGAAGATGTCAGCCAGACCATCCTCCAGACGGAGTTCGCAGGAGTGGTCATCGTCTCCCTGCCCGAGGCGGCGGCCCTCGACGGGATCGAGGCGGCCCTCGACCGGGCCCTTCGACCGATGGGGCTGAGCACCTTCGCGAGGCCGCTCGACAAGAGCGTCCCCCCTGCCCCTCCGGCGGCCAGCCAGCCCTTCATCGTCACCACCATGGGGGCGGACCGCATCGGTCTGATCGCCGGGATCAGCGAGGTCATGGCGGCCTTCGGGGCCAACATCGTGAACCTCAAGGCCATCTTCCGCGGCGGAGAGGATCCCCGGCGCAACACGATGATCTACGAAGTGGATGTGCCCGTGTACACCGATCCGGCCGCCTTCCGCAAGGCGCTTCACGCCCGGGCCGAGGAGCTGGGGCTCGCCCTCAGCCTGCAGCACAGGAACATCTTCGACGCCCTGCACCGCATCTGA
- a CDS encoding CehA/McbA family metallohydrolase: MFEVVGNLHIHSRHSDGTAEVPEIARDAARAGCDFILMNDHAHMAGGLHLDEAGYYGRVLVLIGQEIGHRFHHYLAYNLNEWIPGHADGPQTTIDRVKAQGGIGFLAHPFEKGMPFRDGGIAYTWNDLTVRDFTGICIWNFSSRWKERVKDIPTALYCLLFKALSLKGPSEETLAYYDRCCLERRVTAIGGSDAHGSFFRLGLLRFRPFSYRRLLRSIDVHLLLDAPLSRDVDTAALQIYRALQKGSLYVAHDGLKPAKGFRFAFVPDEGDPLPMGAEAPFRPGRLQINLPRPSLVRIIRNGRLLQERTLLDAHLPVPGPGVYRLEACLRRPLFGLRPWIFSNPIYLRTPSPDR, translated from the coding sequence ATGTTCGAAGTCGTCGGAAACCTTCACATCCACTCCCGCCATTCGGACGGCACCGCCGAGGTGCCGGAGATCGCCCGGGACGCGGCCCGCGCCGGATGCGATTTCATCCTGATGAACGACCACGCCCACATGGCCGGCGGGTTGCACCTCGATGAGGCCGGCTATTACGGACGTGTCCTCGTCCTCATCGGCCAGGAGATCGGCCACCGCTTCCACCACTACCTGGCCTACAACCTCAACGAGTGGATTCCGGGGCATGCCGACGGCCCCCAGACCACCATCGACCGCGTCAAGGCGCAGGGCGGGATCGGCTTTCTCGCCCATCCCTTCGAGAAAGGCATGCCCTTCAGAGACGGCGGGATCGCCTACACCTGGAACGACCTGACCGTCAGGGACTTTACAGGCATCTGCATCTGGAATTTTTCCTCCCGCTGGAAGGAGCGCGTCAAAGACATCCCGACCGCCCTCTACTGCCTCCTCTTCAAGGCCTTGAGCCTGAAAGGACCCAGCGAAGAAACACTCGCCTATTATGACCGCTGCTGCCTCGAGCGCCGTGTGACGGCGATTGGCGGCTCCGACGCCCACGGCTCCTTTTTCCGATTGGGCCTCCTCCGTTTCAGGCCCTTCTCTTACCGCCGGCTTCTCCGCTCCATCGATGTGCACCTCCTTCTCGATGCGCCCCTTTCCCGAGACGTAGACACCGCAGCCCTCCAGATCTACCGGGCCCTCCAGAAGGGAAGCCTTTACGTGGCCCACGACGGCCTGAAACCCGCCAAAGGCTTCCGGTTCGCCTTCGTCCCCGATGAAGGCGACCCCCTCCCGATGGGTGCGGAGGCCCCCTTCCGCCCCGGCCGCCTCCAGATCAACCTGCCGCGCCCCTCCCTCGTCCGAATCATCCGCAACGGCCGCCTCTTGCAGGAGCGGACCCTCCTCGATGCTCACCTTCCCGTACCAGGCCCCGGCGTCTACCGCCTCGAGGCCTGCCTCCGCCGCCCCCTTTTCGGCCTCCGCCCATGGATCTTCTCGAACCCCATCTACCTCCGCACCCCCTCTCCGGATCGTTGA
- a CDS encoding bifunctional nuclease family protein, producing the protein MYKPMVISGLTVDPVTNSPIVILKEIDGEETLPIWIGLLEATAIASELEGIKFSRPMTHDLFRNLLEMVGVKIQKVEVCDLKDNTYFAMIHFLHEGKEMTIDARPSDALAVSLRAKAPIFVSDEVIRKSGQIDLKAEAEDKSEKGKKWQEILEGLNPEDFGKYKM; encoded by the coding sequence ATGTACAAACCCATGGTGATATCCGGACTGACGGTCGACCCGGTGACCAACAGCCCGATTGTCATATTGAAAGAGATCGACGGCGAGGAGACCCTTCCGATCTGGATCGGGCTTCTGGAGGCTACGGCTATCGCCAGCGAGCTCGAAGGGATCAAGTTTTCCAGGCCCATGACCCATGACCTGTTCCGGAATCTCCTGGAGATGGTCGGGGTCAAGATCCAGAAGGTGGAGGTCTGCGACCTGAAAGACAATACGTACTTTGCCATGATCCATTTCTTGCATGAGGGCAAGGAGATGACCATCGACGCGCGGCCGAGCGATGCGCTGGCGGTTTCCCTGCGGGCCAAGGCGCCCATCTTCGTATCCGACGAGGTGATTCGGAAGTCGGGACAGATCGATCTCAAGGCGGAGGCGGAGGACAAGTCCGAAAAGGGCAAGAAGTGGCAGGAGATCCTCGAAGGATTGAACCCGGAGGACTTCGGCAAATACAAGATGTAG
- a CDS encoding 1-acyl-sn-glycerol-3-phosphate acyltransferase, with translation MNQKQKGPFFPFVLDYKPGFFLSWLLYRLFRHVRFDENMTEELRQMNRDGTVVYAIKYRGRLEYLLYHYRFLRSRLPYPKIAFDLNMVLLLPLRQLFRWLRFQVGHFFKNGKFADPYESAFFRDAILSGDTALLPLLSPKRFRRQFIHAEKDPMQLLIETQKTMDRPIFMIPQLILYKKAPEKEHPGILDIFFGFKENPGIIRKIVLFFRYHRRAFIDFGQPLNLQEYLAASAADLSPEAAAAEIRQEMINRIDQQKRVILGPIMKSHQQLKEIVLRDPKVMQLIEHSAKGNPRAVKQVKKKAAAHYEEIAADYNSAYIQFFHLTLSWLWKKIYEGIEVEPNELARVRKAAGQGPLIYIPSHKSHVDYLVLNYILYDYNMHIPRVAAGQNLAFWPMGHMFRKSGAFFIRRTFKGARLYATIFARYIKALLKEGYPLEFFIEGGRSRSGKLIIPKIGFLSILLEAYQEGFCEDLLFVPASISYDRILEEKAYLKELSGGEKERESFFQILKARRFLKRKYGKIYIRFGQPISLSDYIRASGRELEPGDHRRLASHLIQAINHVTLATPLALIAAALLTGHRHGFLLSQLKATAGEFLEFLGGQKVPVAGSLSSFDEAVEETLNLLIGWKVVNQLEDVSGEETFYFIEKERELELEYYKNSIIHWFISHAFVGVSLISRPEEIKTHQGVLEDYRFLRRLFQYEFIFEETHDDVAAVASGLDYFQEKRLIFYERESEGYRVRAEGIEMLRIWAGFARTFLEAYWVAVRAALRDEGERRQKGDALKRMKNLGLRYHKLGIIRNLEALSQVTFKNAAQLIDQHILKSLDDSAPSFPEDERDLHRLAQRIYDLFHYAY, from the coding sequence ATGAATCAGAAGCAGAAAGGGCCTTTTTTCCCCTTCGTCCTGGATTACAAGCCCGGTTTCTTCCTGAGCTGGCTGCTCTATCGGCTCTTCCGCCACGTGCGCTTCGACGAGAACATGACCGAAGAGCTCAGGCAGATGAACCGCGACGGGACCGTGGTCTACGCCATCAAGTACCGCGGCAGACTCGAATATCTCCTCTATCATTACCGCTTCCTGAGAAGCCGCCTGCCCTACCCCAAGATCGCCTTCGATCTCAACATGGTCCTGCTGCTTCCGCTTCGGCAGCTTTTCCGCTGGCTCCGCTTTCAAGTCGGGCACTTCTTCAAGAACGGCAAGTTTGCCGACCCTTACGAAAGCGCCTTTTTCCGGGACGCGATCCTCTCGGGGGACACGGCCCTCCTCCCGCTGCTGAGCCCCAAGCGGTTCCGGCGGCAGTTCATCCACGCCGAAAAGGACCCGATGCAGCTGCTGATCGAGACCCAGAAGACCATGGACCGCCCCATCTTCATGATCCCGCAGCTCATCCTTTACAAGAAGGCCCCGGAAAAGGAGCACCCCGGCATCCTGGACATCTTCTTCGGTTTCAAGGAAAACCCCGGGATCATCCGCAAGATCGTCCTCTTCTTCCGCTACCACCGCCGGGCCTTCATCGACTTCGGGCAGCCGCTGAATCTGCAGGAATACCTCGCCGCGAGCGCGGCCGACCTCTCCCCCGAGGCAGCGGCCGCGGAGATCCGGCAGGAGATGATCAACCGCATCGACCAGCAGAAGCGGGTCATCCTCGGCCCCATCATGAAATCGCACCAGCAGCTGAAGGAGATCGTCCTGCGGGACCCGAAGGTCATGCAGCTGATCGAGCACAGCGCGAAGGGGAACCCCAGGGCCGTGAAACAGGTCAAGAAAAAGGCGGCCGCCCACTACGAGGAGATCGCGGCCGACTACAACAGCGCCTACATCCAGTTTTTCCACCTGACGCTGAGCTGGCTGTGGAAGAAGATCTACGAGGGGATCGAAGTCGAGCCGAACGAGCTCGCCAGGGTGAGAAAGGCCGCCGGCCAGGGCCCGCTCATCTACATCCCCTCCCACAAGAGCCACGTCGATTACCTCGTGCTCAACTACATCCTCTACGATTACAACATGCACATCCCCCGGGTCGCCGCGGGGCAGAACCTGGCCTTCTGGCCCATGGGGCACATGTTCCGGAAGTCCGGGGCCTTTTTCATACGCAGGACCTTCAAGGGGGCGCGCCTCTACGCGACCATCTTCGCCCGGTACATCAAGGCCCTGCTGAAGGAAGGCTACCCGCTGGAGTTCTTCATCGAAGGGGGACGAAGCCGCAGCGGCAAGCTGATCATCCCCAAGATCGGCTTCCTGTCGATCCTGCTCGAGGCCTACCAGGAGGGCTTCTGTGAAGACCTGCTGTTCGTCCCGGCCTCGATCAGCTACGACCGGATCCTCGAAGAGAAGGCCTATCTGAAGGAATTGAGCGGGGGGGAAAAGGAGCGGGAGAGCTTTTTCCAGATCCTGAAGGCCCGGCGCTTCCTCAAACGCAAGTACGGCAAGATCTACATCCGCTTCGGACAGCCCATCTCTCTCAGCGACTACATCCGCGCCTCCGGGCGGGAGCTCGAACCGGGCGACCACCGGCGGCTGGCCTCCCATCTGATCCAGGCCATCAACCACGTGACGCTGGCCACCCCGCTGGCGCTCATAGCCGCCGCGCTGCTCACCGGGCACCGGCACGGTTTCCTCCTGAGCCAACTGAAGGCCACCGCCGGGGAGTTCCTGGAGTTCCTCGGCGGGCAGAAGGTCCCCGTCGCCGGCAGCCTGTCATCCTTCGACGAGGCGGTGGAGGAGACCCTGAACCTGCTGATCGGCTGGAAGGTGGTGAACCAGCTGGAGGACGTCTCCGGGGAGGAGACCTTCTACTTCATCGAAAAGGAGCGGGAGCTCGAACTCGAATACTACAAGAACAGCATCATCCACTGGTTCATCTCGCACGCCTTCGTGGGCGTCTCCCTCATCAGCCGGCCCGAAGAGATCAAGACCCACCAAGGGGTCCTGGAGGATTACCGCTTTCTGAGAAGGCTCTTCCAATATGAATTCATCTTCGAGGAGACGCACGACGATGTCGCGGCCGTGGCCTCGGGGCTGGATTATTTCCAGGAAAAGCGGCTGATCTTCTATGAGCGGGAATCGGAGGGATACCGCGTCAGGGCGGAGGGGATCGAGATGCTCCGCATCTGGGCGGGGTTCGCCCGCACGTTCCTCGAGGCCTACTGGGTCGCCGTGCGCGCAGCGCTCCGGGACGAAGGCGAACGCCGTCAGAAGGGGGACGCCCTCAAGCGGATGAAAAACCTCGGACTGCGCTACCACAAGCTCGGCATCATCCGCAACCTGGAGGCCCTCTCGCAGGTCACCTTC
- a CDS encoding glycosyltransferase family 9 protein — protein sequence MEIRIKSFNGIGDLLFLTPTLRRIKETCPGARVVVNTNHPAILAASPFVDGINEGRDGVFLGYPDPIHRVLPTRHHILSDWEIVSKAYGLELEPPELKPEIYLAGGWEREVWRSRVGVQVRHKGHWWNKKVWPGFLELSGMPGFEPIPRCQTVADLVRVVGSYRAVVCAEGGLSHIARALGVPAVVVFGGFADPAWNGYEEQVNICNPLPCSYCYNPDPCVDFLERRCMKEITVAQVAAAAQEAAERGAR from the coding sequence GTGGAAATTAGGATCAAGAGTTTCAACGGCATCGGCGACCTGCTCTTCTTGACACCGACTCTGCGGCGGATCAAGGAGACCTGCCCGGGAGCCAGAGTGGTGGTAAACACAAATCACCCGGCAATCCTCGCGGCCAGCCCCTTTGTGGACGGCATCAACGAGGGGCGGGACGGGGTGTTCCTCGGCTACCCGGATCCGATTCACCGGGTTCTGCCAACCCGGCACCACATCCTGAGTGATTGGGAGATTGTCTCGAAGGCCTACGGGCTGGAACTCGAGCCCCCGGAGCTCAAACCGGAGATCTATCTCGCCGGAGGGTGGGAGCGGGAGGTTTGGCGTTCCCGGGTCGGAGTCCAGGTGAGACACAAGGGACATTGGTGGAACAAAAAGGTTTGGCCTGGGTTCCTGGAATTATCCGGTATGCCTGGATTCGAGCCGATCCCGCGATGCCAAACAGTGGCCGACCTGGTGCGCGTGGTCGGCTCCTACCGGGCCGTGGTCTGCGCCGAGGGAGGGCTCAGCCACATTGCCCGGGCCCTCGGGGTCCCCGCTGTGGTTGTCTTCGGCGGGTTTGCGGATCCGGCCTGGAACGGATACGAGGAGCAGGTGAACATCTGCAACCCGCTGCCATGCAGCTATTGCTACAACCCGGATCCGTGCGTGGATTTTCTGGAACGCCGGTGCATGAAGGAAATCACCGTGGCCCAAGTGGCTGCAGCGGCCCAGGAGGCCGCGGAAAGGGGTGCCCGTTGA
- a CDS encoding PFL family protein → MINDQDILATLEMLKVEHLDVRTVTLGISLFDCASDDPDRFMARIREKILGLAAPLVQVCAEVGEKYGIPVVNKRIAVSPLAVAGAPFSAPGFVRIAEALDRTAREVGVDFIGGFSALVEKGFSRGDRALIESLPEALSRTERLCASVNVASTRAGINMDAVYLMGRTIKAAAAASAGADGIACAKLCVFANIPQDIPFMAGAYLGVGEPDAVINIGVSGPGVVKRAIDRARAVEPSLDLGRLSELIKRTAFKVTRAGELIGREVAERLGVPFGVVDLSLAPTPDVGDSVGEIFQSLGLQAIGVPGSTALLALLNDAVKKGGAFASSYVGGLSGAFIPVSEDSNIAEAARSGLLSLEKLEAMTSVCSVGLDMVAVPGDVSAETLAAIIADEMAIGVVNKKTTAARLIPVPGKRAGEKAFFGGLLGEATIMPVNGANGDPTFIRLGGRIPAPTQSLVN, encoded by the coding sequence ATGATCAATGACCAGGATATATTGGCCACGCTGGAGATGCTCAAGGTGGAGCACCTGGACGTGCGCACGGTGACCCTCGGCATCAGCCTGTTCGACTGCGCCAGCGACGATCCGGACCGGTTCATGGCGCGGATTCGGGAGAAGATTTTAGGCCTGGCGGCCCCCCTGGTGCAGGTCTGCGCCGAGGTCGGCGAGAAATACGGGATCCCGGTCGTGAACAAGCGGATCGCGGTCAGCCCCCTCGCCGTGGCGGGCGCCCCTTTTTCCGCGCCCGGCTTCGTGCGGATCGCGGAGGCCCTCGACCGGACCGCCCGGGAGGTCGGCGTGGACTTCATCGGCGGGTTCAGCGCCCTCGTCGAAAAGGGGTTTTCGAGGGGCGACCGGGCCCTGATCGAGAGCCTCCCGGAGGCCCTTTCCCGCACGGAGCGCCTCTGCGCCTCCGTGAACGTGGCCTCGACGCGGGCGGGCATCAACATGGACGCGGTCTACCTCATGGGGCGCACGATCAAGGCCGCGGCAGCGGCCTCGGCCGGGGCGGACGGCATCGCCTGCGCCAAGCTGTGCGTCTTCGCCAACATCCCGCAGGACATCCCCTTCATGGCCGGCGCCTATCTCGGTGTCGGGGAGCCGGACGCCGTCATCAACATCGGCGTGAGCGGACCGGGCGTCGTCAAACGCGCCATCGACCGCGCCCGCGCGGTGGAGCCCAGCCTCGACCTCGGAAGGCTTTCGGAGCTGATCAAGCGGACCGCCTTCAAGGTCACGCGGGCCGGCGAACTGATCGGGCGTGAGGTGGCCGAGCGGCTGGGGGTCCCGTTCGGCGTGGTGGACCTCTCCCTCGCCCCGACCCCCGACGTGGGCGACAGCGTCGGGGAGATCTTCCAGAGCCTCGGGCTGCAGGCCATCGGGGTGCCTGGCTCGACGGCCCTGCTGGCGCTTCTGAACGACGCCGTGAAAAAGGGCGGGGCCTTCGCGAGCTCCTATGTGGGGGGGCTGAGCGGCGCCTTCATCCCGGTCAGCGAGGACAGCAACATCGCCGAGGCCGCGCGCAGCGGCCTCCTGAGCCTCGAAAAACTCGAGGCCATGACGAGCGTCTGTTCGGTGGGGCTCGACATGGTCGCCGTGCCGGGGGATGTATCGGCCGAAACGCTTGCCGCGATCATCGCCGACGAGATGGCGATCGGCGTCGTCAACAAGAAGACCACCGCCGCCCGCCTCATCCCGGTGCCCGGGAAGCGGGCCGGGGAAAAGGCGTTCTTCGGGGGGCTGCTGGGGGAGGCCACCATCATGCCGGTCAACGGCGCCAATGGAGACCCCACCTTCATCCGCCTGGGCGGCAGGATCCCGGCGCCCACGCAAAGCCTCGTGAATTGA
- a CDS encoding glycosyltransferase: MTELAIVIPFVNEYPQIAFTVQNLMCELNGSGIDYKIIAVDNYCQEVAAQGRPADKGGQYMAEIARIQERVTCLSYSDKLSHWNAKMAAVRATDAPFLFFCDGHCILSQGALVGMYRYYEAHHEALHGTLHLPLSYMLERTGRELIYKLVADAEKGVAHYSFSRYRPAEKPYRVPCMSTCGVMITREILVDRLGGWPAELGIYGGGENFLNFCLAVLGYHINIIPGPPLYHYAEKRGYRWNHTDWVRNRCIAAYLHGGRDFAGRFMAYVKGRPEVLSSILDDVVIRCGEQRRHIKSQQVMDIEDWMQHWVNVAPGAA, translated from the coding sequence GTGACCGAACTGGCCATCGTCATACCATTTGTCAACGAGTACCCGCAGATCGCCTTCACAGTCCAAAACCTCATGTGTGAGCTCAATGGGTCTGGGATCGACTACAAGATCATTGCCGTTGACAACTACTGCCAGGAGGTCGCTGCCCAGGGCCGGCCGGCGGATAAAGGCGGCCAGTATATGGCCGAGATCGCACGGATTCAAGAGAGGGTAACCTGTCTATCTTATTCGGACAAGCTGTCCCACTGGAACGCCAAAATGGCGGCCGTGCGGGCTACCGACGCGCCTTTTTTGTTCTTCTGCGACGGGCACTGCATCTTGAGCCAAGGAGCTTTGGTGGGGATGTACCGATATTACGAGGCGCACCACGAGGCACTTCACGGAACCCTGCATCTGCCCCTTTCCTACATGCTCGAGCGGACGGGCCGGGAATTGATCTACAAACTGGTTGCCGATGCGGAAAAGGGCGTTGCCCATTATTCCTTCAGCCGCTACCGGCCGGCGGAAAAGCCGTACCGGGTGCCCTGCATGAGCACATGCGGAGTGATGATCACGCGCGAAATCCTGGTTGACCGGCTTGGGGGCTGGCCGGCGGAGCTGGGGATTTACGGGGGCGGGGAGAATTTCCTGAACTTCTGCCTGGCCGTGCTCGGTTACCACATCAACATCATACCGGGCCCGCCGCTCTACCACTACGCGGAAAAAAGGGGATACAGGTGGAACCACACTGATTGGGTGCGAAACCGCTGCATCGCGGCATATCTTCATGGCGGCCGGGATTTCGCGGGGAGATTTATGGCCTATGTGAAAGGTCGCCCCGAGGTTTTATCGTCGATTCTTGATGACGTGGTCATTCGGTGCGGTGAGCAAAGACGGCATATCAAATCCCAACAGGTGATGGACATCGAGGACTGGATGCAGCACTGGGTCAATGTGGCTCCAGGAGCAGCATGA
- a CDS encoding class I SAM-dependent methyltransferase: MNDELCAVCRRGCAPGSVDQKRCLADPRLNLGSGEMLKTDHINYDMTEFQRGGLCTDVIGRIEAVADILPAGVFAGILSSHVVEHFRPPGAKKMLQDCFALLRPGGRLILEGPDILGMYQHYGNDIAGLICGLYGNQPHVDKWGDEWSHRWGYTKETAAELMISCGFRVVHVGHGRTHGMGNRDFRVEGVKP; encoded by the coding sequence TTGAACGACGAGCTTTGTGCGGTCTGCAGGAGGGGGTGTGCACCCGGGTCGGTGGATCAGAAGCGATGCCTCGCGGATCCGAGGCTTAACCTGGGATCCGGTGAAATGCTCAAGACCGACCATATCAACTACGACATGACCGAGTTCCAGCGCGGCGGCCTTTGCACCGATGTCATAGGGCGCATCGAAGCCGTGGCGGATATTCTCCCTGCTGGGGTGTTCGCCGGGATTCTGAGCTCCCACGTGGTGGAGCACTTCCGGCCGCCCGGAGCCAAGAAGATGCTGCAGGATTGCTTCGCTCTCCTTCGCCCAGGCGGGCGCCTCATCCTCGAGGGGCCGGACATCCTCGGCATGTACCAGCACTACGGAAATGACATTGCAGGCTTGATCTGCGGGCTCTACGGAAATCAGCCCCACGTGGACAAGTGGGGTGATGAATGGAGCCACCGATGGGGCTACACGAAAGAAACCGCGGCAGAGCTGATGATATCCTGCGGCTTTAGAGTCGTCCATGTCGGGCATGGTCGGACCCACGGCATGGGAAACCGTGATTTTCGAGTGGAGGGGGTAAAGCCGTGA
- a CDS encoding DNA adenine methylase: MNSPLAYIGGKSKLSKMIIEMMPEHKSYCEVFAGAALVFFRKPPSKYEVINDLDSDLVAFYRVLQNHLEEFLRQFKWVLASREWFEDWKRQLPAGGLTDIQRAARYYYVQRLCFGGRVRGRTFGTAPMSRPRINLVRIEEELSEVHLRLAAVTIENLSWQNFIKKYDRSETLFYLDPPYFKAPFYAHNLVLADYQEMAEILGGIKSRFILSINDHQEMRKCFRRFDVQPIELKYSVAEKGLTDGKELLIRNF, translated from the coding sequence GTGAACAGCCCACTTGCCTATATCGGCGGAAAATCAAAGCTGTCCAAGATGATAATCGAGATGATGCCGGAGCATAAGTCCTACTGCGAGGTTTTCGCGGGGGCGGCCTTGGTGTTTTTCCGGAAACCGCCCTCGAAGTACGAGGTAATCAATGACCTCGACAGCGACCTCGTAGCCTTCTACCGGGTGCTCCAGAACCACCTCGAGGAGTTCCTGCGCCAGTTCAAATGGGTCCTGGCATCCCGGGAATGGTTCGAAGACTGGAAGCGCCAGCTGCCGGCCGGAGGCCTGACAGATATCCAGCGTGCTGCCCGCTACTATTATGTGCAGCGGCTTTGCTTTGGGGGTCGGGTAAGAGGAAGGACATTCGGAACGGCGCCAATGAGCAGGCCAAGGATCAACCTGGTTCGTATAGAGGAAGAGCTATCCGAGGTTCATCTGAGGCTTGCAGCAGTGACGATTGAAAATCTGTCCTGGCAGAACTTCATCAAGAAATACGATAGGAGTGAAACCCTTTTTTACTTGGATCCGCCCTATTTCAAGGCACCTTTTTACGCCCATAATCTCGTCCTGGCGGATTACCAGGAGATGGCGGAGATTCTGGGCGGGATCAAATCCAGGTTCATACTGAGCATCAATGATCATCAGGAAATGCGAAAATGCTTCAGGCGGTTCGATGTTCAGCCTATTGAGTTGAAGTATTCGGTGGCTGAAAAAGGACTGACAGACGGAAAGGAATTGCTTATCAGAAACTTCTGA